In Citrus sinensis cultivar Valencia sweet orange chromosome 2, DVS_A1.0, whole genome shotgun sequence, a single genomic region encodes these proteins:
- the LOC102620602 gene encoding kinesin-like protein KIN-14C isoform X2, with the protein MASRNQNRPPRSPSIKKEGTDDVPFDKRRRIGAGRTTGATSTGTGRPRQAFAVVNNRQDVSAASDMASTEGSDCGTIEFTKEEVEALLNEKPKTKKFDLKAKIEQMTEHNKRFKLCIKWFQQVDENHVLEKQKIQSALESTEKKLSDTEMEMKNRESELNGTILDLRQENAHLREKVAKEESEKLDAIENHRIEKEARVAAEKLQASLSEQLEKAHQDIAAANQRAVSLDDMYKRLQEYNQSLQLYNAKLQSDLETANEVNKRVEKEKLTIVENLSTLRGHNNSLQEQLALSRASQDEATKQKDSLVNEVRCLRGELQQVRDDRDRQVAQVQTLTAEIVKYQESTGKSLMELNSLTTKSKSLEETCSSQREQIRIMEIQLAAANEKLKMADLSSMETRAEFEEKQRVAQELQERLAEAEHQLIEGEKLRKKLHNTILELKGNIRVFCRVRPLLPDDGVGADASIISYPTSLESQGRGIDLIQNGQKFPFTFDKVFNHEASQQDVFLEISQLVQSALDGYKVCIFAYGQTGSGKTYTMMGKPEAQEHKGLIPRSLEQIFQTSQFLLVQGWKFKMQASMLEIYNETIRDLLSTSRAGGSDLTRTENGVPGKQYAIKHDANGNTHVSDLTIVDVCSISEISSLLRQAAQSRSVGKTQMNEYSSRSHFVFTLRIFGATEQQVQGVLNLIDLAGSERLSRSGATGDRLKETQAINKSLSSLSDVIFALAKKEDHIPYRNSKLTYLLQPCLGRDSKTLMFVNISPDSPSVGESLCSLRFAARVNACEIGVPSRQLTLKAADSRLSYG; encoded by the exons ATGGCGTCTCGTAACCAGAACAGACCTCCTCGAAGCCCATCTATT AAGAAAGAGGGTACAGATGATGTTCCATTTGATAAGAGGAGGAGGATAGGGGCAGGAAGAACAACGGGGGCCACAAGTACTGGAACTGGACGTCCGCGGCAGGCATTTGCTGTCGTTAATAATAGGCAAGATGTATCGGCAGCAAGTGATATGGCAAGCACCGAGGGTTCAGATTGTGGGACTATTGAGTTTACAAAAGAGGAAGTTGAGGCTTTGTTGAATGAGAAgccgaaaacaaaaaagtttgatcttaag GCAAAAATTGAGCAAATGACTGAGCATAACAAGAGGTTCAAGCTTTGCATCAAATGGTTTCAGCAAGTTGATGAAAACCATGTTCTTGAGAAGCAAAAGATTCAGAGTGCATTGGAGTCTACTGAGAAGAAATTATCTGATACTG AAATGGAGATGAAGAATAGGGAGAGTGAACTGAATGGAACTATTTTAGACTTGAGGCAAGAAAATGCCCATTTGCGAGAGAAAGTTGCAAAAGAAGAATCAGAAAAGCTG GATGCAATTGAAAATCATAGAATAGAAAAGGAAGCTAGAGTTGCTGCTGAAAAGTTACAAGCTTCTCTCTCAGAACAGCTTGAAAAAGCTCATCAAGACATTGCAGCTGCCAACCAGAGG GCTGTCTCTCTTGACGATATGTACAAACGGTTACAGGAGTATAATCAGAGTCTACAACTCTACAATGCTAAACTTCAATCTGATCTTGAAACAGCTAATGAGGTGAATAAACGTGTAGAAAAGGAGAAGTTGACCATAGTCGAGAACCTAAGCACCTTAAGGGGTCACAATAATTCGTTGCAGGAGCAATTAGCTTTGTCCAGA GCTTCACAGGATGAAGCTACTAAACAGAAAGATTCATTAGTTAATGAAGTCAGATGCCTTCGCGGCGAATTGCAACAAGTAAGAGATGATCGTGACCGCCAAGTAGCACAGGTGCAGACTTTAACCGCTGAAATAGTGAAGTATCAAGAAAGTACTGGAAAATCCTTAATGGAATTGAATTCCTTGACTACAAAATCCAAATCATTGGAG GAGACGTGTTCATCCCAAAGAGAGCAGATAAGGATTATGGAGATTCAGCTAGCTGCTGCAAATGAGAAACTCAag ATGGCTGATTTATCATCTATGGAAACAAGGGCAGAATTTGAGGAGAAACAGCGAGTAGCACAAGAACTACAAGAACGCTTGGCAGAGGCAGAACATCAACTGATTGAAGGAGAGAAATTACGGAAAAAATTGCATAATACTATTTTG GAGCTAAAAGGAAATATTCGAGTGTTTTGCCGAGTACGTCCTTTGTTACCAGATGATGGGGTTGGAGCAGATGCTTCGATCATTTCTTATCCCACATCTTTAGAATCTCAAGGAAGGGGCATCGATTTGATACAAAATG GGCAGAAATTTCCCTTTACGTTTGACAAAGTTTTCAATCATGAAGCTTCGCAGCAGGATGTCTTTTTAGAAATATCACAGTTGGTACAAAGCGCCCTTGACGGTTATAAG GTCTGCATATTTGCTTATGGTCAGACAGGCTCTGGTAAAACATATACTATGATGGGTAAGCCAGAAGCACAGGAACATAAAGGGCTGATTCCACGCTCATTGGAGCAGATATTCCAAACCAGTCAGTTCCTTTTAGTACAGGGCTGGAAGTTCAAAATGCAG GCCTCAATGTTGGAGATATATAATGAAACTATCCGTGATCTGTTGTCCACAAGTCGAGCTGGTGGTTCAGATTTGACACGTACGGAGAATGGTGTTCCTGGAAAGCAGTATGCAATTAAACATGATGCAAATGGAAACACTCATGTCAGCGACCTTACGATTGTTGATGTCTGTAGCATATCAGAGATTTCATCGCTTTTAAGGCAGGCTGCACAGAGCAG GTCTGTGGGCAAGACTCAAATGAATGAGTATTCATCAAGAAGCCATTTTGTCTTCACGTTACGAATATTTGGA GCAACTGAACAACAAGTACAGGGTGTCTTAAACCTCATTGATCTAGCTGGAAGTGAGCGATTATCAAGAAGTGGGGCGACTGGTGACCGTTTGAAAGAAACTCAG GCCATAAATAAAAGCCTGTCATCATTGAGTGATGTTATATTTGCCTTGGCAAAGAAGGAGGATCATATTCCATATAGGAACTCGAAGCTGACATATCTTCTTCAG CCGTGTCTTGGGAGAGATTCTAAAACTTTAATGTTTGTTAACATCTCGCCTGATTCTCCGTCCGTTGGTGAGTCCCTTTGCTCTCTACGGTTTGCTGCGAGAGTCAATGCCTGCGAAATTGGGGTTCCCAGTCGCCAATTGACTTTGAAGGCTGCTGATTCTCGGTTGAGTTATGGTTGA
- the LOC102620602 gene encoding kinesin-like protein KIN-14C isoform X1 gives MASRNQNRPPRSPSIKKEGTDDVPFDKRRRIGAGRTTGATSTGTGRPRQAFAVVNNRQDVSAASDMASTEGSDCGTIEFTKEEVEALLNEKPKTKKFDLKAKIEQMTEHNKRFKLCIKWFQQVDENHVLEKQKIQSALESTEKKLSDTEMEMKNRESELNGTILDLRQENAHLREKVAKEESEKLDAIENHRIEKEARVAAEKLQASLSEQLEKAHQDIAAANQRAVSLDDMYKRLQEYNQSLQLYNAKLQSDLETANEVNKRVEKEKLTIVENLSTLRGHNNSLQEQLALSRASQDEATKQKDSLVNEVRCLRGELQQVRDDRDRQVAQVQTLTAEIVKYQESTGKSLMELNSLTTKSKSLEETCSSQREQIRIMEIQLAAANEKLKMADLSSMETRAEFEEKQRVAQELQERLAEAEHQLIEGEKLRKKLHNTILELKGNIRVFCRVRPLLPDDGVGADASIISYPTSLESQGRGIDLIQNGQKFPFTFDKVFNHEASQQDVFLEISQLVQSALDGYKVCIFAYGQTGSGKTYTMMGKPEAQEHKGLIPRSLEQIFQTSQFLLVQGWKFKMQASMLEIYNETIRDLLSTSRAGGSDLTRTENGVPGKQYAIKHDANGNTHVSDLTIVDVCSISEISSLLRQAAQSRSVGKTQMNEYSSRSHFVFTLRIFGVNEATEQQVQGVLNLIDLAGSERLSRSGATGDRLKETQAINKSLSSLSDVIFALAKKEDHIPYRNSKLTYLLQPCLGRDSKTLMFVNISPDSPSVGESLCSLRFAARVNACEIGVPSRQLTLKAADSRLSYG, from the exons ATGGCGTCTCGTAACCAGAACAGACCTCCTCGAAGCCCATCTATT AAGAAAGAGGGTACAGATGATGTTCCATTTGATAAGAGGAGGAGGATAGGGGCAGGAAGAACAACGGGGGCCACAAGTACTGGAACTGGACGTCCGCGGCAGGCATTTGCTGTCGTTAATAATAGGCAAGATGTATCGGCAGCAAGTGATATGGCAAGCACCGAGGGTTCAGATTGTGGGACTATTGAGTTTACAAAAGAGGAAGTTGAGGCTTTGTTGAATGAGAAgccgaaaacaaaaaagtttgatcttaag GCAAAAATTGAGCAAATGACTGAGCATAACAAGAGGTTCAAGCTTTGCATCAAATGGTTTCAGCAAGTTGATGAAAACCATGTTCTTGAGAAGCAAAAGATTCAGAGTGCATTGGAGTCTACTGAGAAGAAATTATCTGATACTG AAATGGAGATGAAGAATAGGGAGAGTGAACTGAATGGAACTATTTTAGACTTGAGGCAAGAAAATGCCCATTTGCGAGAGAAAGTTGCAAAAGAAGAATCAGAAAAGCTG GATGCAATTGAAAATCATAGAATAGAAAAGGAAGCTAGAGTTGCTGCTGAAAAGTTACAAGCTTCTCTCTCAGAACAGCTTGAAAAAGCTCATCAAGACATTGCAGCTGCCAACCAGAGG GCTGTCTCTCTTGACGATATGTACAAACGGTTACAGGAGTATAATCAGAGTCTACAACTCTACAATGCTAAACTTCAATCTGATCTTGAAACAGCTAATGAGGTGAATAAACGTGTAGAAAAGGAGAAGTTGACCATAGTCGAGAACCTAAGCACCTTAAGGGGTCACAATAATTCGTTGCAGGAGCAATTAGCTTTGTCCAGA GCTTCACAGGATGAAGCTACTAAACAGAAAGATTCATTAGTTAATGAAGTCAGATGCCTTCGCGGCGAATTGCAACAAGTAAGAGATGATCGTGACCGCCAAGTAGCACAGGTGCAGACTTTAACCGCTGAAATAGTGAAGTATCAAGAAAGTACTGGAAAATCCTTAATGGAATTGAATTCCTTGACTACAAAATCCAAATCATTGGAG GAGACGTGTTCATCCCAAAGAGAGCAGATAAGGATTATGGAGATTCAGCTAGCTGCTGCAAATGAGAAACTCAag ATGGCTGATTTATCATCTATGGAAACAAGGGCAGAATTTGAGGAGAAACAGCGAGTAGCACAAGAACTACAAGAACGCTTGGCAGAGGCAGAACATCAACTGATTGAAGGAGAGAAATTACGGAAAAAATTGCATAATACTATTTTG GAGCTAAAAGGAAATATTCGAGTGTTTTGCCGAGTACGTCCTTTGTTACCAGATGATGGGGTTGGAGCAGATGCTTCGATCATTTCTTATCCCACATCTTTAGAATCTCAAGGAAGGGGCATCGATTTGATACAAAATG GGCAGAAATTTCCCTTTACGTTTGACAAAGTTTTCAATCATGAAGCTTCGCAGCAGGATGTCTTTTTAGAAATATCACAGTTGGTACAAAGCGCCCTTGACGGTTATAAG GTCTGCATATTTGCTTATGGTCAGACAGGCTCTGGTAAAACATATACTATGATGGGTAAGCCAGAAGCACAGGAACATAAAGGGCTGATTCCACGCTCATTGGAGCAGATATTCCAAACCAGTCAGTTCCTTTTAGTACAGGGCTGGAAGTTCAAAATGCAG GCCTCAATGTTGGAGATATATAATGAAACTATCCGTGATCTGTTGTCCACAAGTCGAGCTGGTGGTTCAGATTTGACACGTACGGAGAATGGTGTTCCTGGAAAGCAGTATGCAATTAAACATGATGCAAATGGAAACACTCATGTCAGCGACCTTACGATTGTTGATGTCTGTAGCATATCAGAGATTTCATCGCTTTTAAGGCAGGCTGCACAGAGCAG GTCTGTGGGCAAGACTCAAATGAATGAGTATTCATCAAGAAGCCATTTTGTCTTCACGTTACGAATATTTGGAGTAAATGAA GCAACTGAACAACAAGTACAGGGTGTCTTAAACCTCATTGATCTAGCTGGAAGTGAGCGATTATCAAGAAGTGGGGCGACTGGTGACCGTTTGAAAGAAACTCAG GCCATAAATAAAAGCCTGTCATCATTGAGTGATGTTATATTTGCCTTGGCAAAGAAGGAGGATCATATTCCATATAGGAACTCGAAGCTGACATATCTTCTTCAG CCGTGTCTTGGGAGAGATTCTAAAACTTTAATGTTTGTTAACATCTCGCCTGATTCTCCGTCCGTTGGTGAGTCCCTTTGCTCTCTACGGTTTGCTGCGAGAGTCAATGCCTGCGAAATTGGGGTTCCCAGTCGCCAATTGACTTTGAAGGCTGCTGATTCTCGGTTGAGTTATGGTTGA